A portion of the Anser cygnoides isolate HZ-2024a breed goose chromosome 29, Taihu_goose_T2T_genome, whole genome shotgun sequence genome contains these proteins:
- the MON1B gene encoding vacuolar fusion protein MON1 homolog B isoform X1, which produces MAAAAPGSSPREGSPEPPAEDSEDAAVPAALSPVAAVAAARRRGDEDVTAAGWRGRRKHVFVLSEAGKPIYSRHGNEEALAATMGVMMALVSFIQSGGNAIRAICSEDRTLVFEQRGPLLLVSVSRTRQSAAQLRRELAFVHEQILSLLTRGGIARVFARRRGYDLRRLLAGAEAVLDRLLAGAAADGRLLLGAARCLPLPAPLRRAVSGALRRAAAATVPAPALALLAVGGRLLTAARQRALAEDGRLCASDLHLLLNLLGVGAGAGEVWTPVCLPRFNPDGYFYAYAAALAEEEEEGAGAVTLILLSTEREGFYAAAGCRRRLEAALRAQGWLAELGAAVRGGAGYGPSRPGAPELRHFLYKPLEGPEEMQQLPQFTSPELEEPYGTEEEQHRLFDLYHYLHSRVHCPRRPLRLLYHVAEKETLLAWVTSKFELYGCFSPLVTKAGAIGVLTKLLRWIKKEEDWLFIRYPPPYCAAPGRPEEAEG; this is translated from the exons CAGAGGACTCAGAGGACGCGGCGGTGCCGGCGGCGCTGTCCCcggtggcggcggtggcggcggcgcggcggcgcggCGACGAGGACGTGACGGCGGCGGGGTGGCGCGGGCGGCGCAAGCACGTCTTCGTGCTGAGCGAGGCGGGGAAGCCCATCTACTCGCGGCACGGCAACGAGGAGGCGCTGGCGGCCACCATGGGCGTGATGATGGCGCTCGTCTCCTTCATCCAGAGCGGCGGCAACGCCATCCGCGCCATCTGCTCGg AGGACCGCACGCTGGTGTTCGAGCAGCGGGGCCCGCTGCTGCTGGTCTCGGTGTCCCGCACGCGGCAGTCGGCCGCCCAGCTGCGCCGCGAGCTGGCCTTCGTCCACGAGCAGATCCTCAGCCTCCTCACCCGCGGCGGCATCGCCCGCGTCTTCGCCCGCCGCCGCGGCTACGACCTCCGGCGCCTCCTCGCCGGGGCCGAGGCCGTCCTCGACCGCCTCTTGGCCGGCGCGGCGGCCGACGGCCGCCTCCTGCTGGGGGCCGCCCGCTGCctcccgctgccggccccgctgcgccgCGCCGTCTCGGGGGCTctgcgccgcgccgccgccgccaccgtcCCCGCGCCCGCCTTGGCGCTGCTGGCGGTGGGAGGCCGGCTGCTGACGGCGGCGAGGCAGCGGGCGCTGGCGGAGGACGGGAGGCTGTGCGCCAGCGACCTCCACCTCCTGCTCAACCTGCTGGGGGTGGGCGCCGGCGCGGGCGAGGTGTGGACGCCGGTGTGCCTGCCCCGCTTCAACCCCGACGGGTACTTCTACGCCTACGCGGCGGCGctggccgaggaggaggaggagggcgccGGGGCGGTGACGCTCATCCTGCTGTCGACGGAGCGCGAGGGCTTCTACGCGGCGGCCGGGTGCCGGCGGAGGCTGGAGGCGGCGCTGCGGGCACAAGGGTGGCTGGCGGAGCTGGGggcggcggtgcggggcggcgCGGGCTACGGCCCCTCTCGCCCCGGCGCCCCCGAGCTCCGCCATTTCCTCTACAAGCCGCTGGAGGGGCCCGAGGAGATGCAGCAGCTGCCGCAGTTCACGAG ccccgagcTGGAGGAGCCGTACGGCACGGAGGAGGAGCAGCATCGCCTCTTCGACCTCTACCACTACCTGCACAGCCGCGTGCACTGCCCCCGGCGGCCCCTGCGCCTGCTCTACCACGTGGCCGAGAAGGAGACGCTGTTGGCTTGG GTGACGAGCAAGTTCGAGCTGTACGGCTGCTTCAGCCCGCTGGTGACCAAGGCGGGGGCCATCGGCGTGCTCACCAAGCTGCTGCGCTGGATCAAGAAGGAGGAGGATTGGCTCTTCATCCGCTACCCGCCGCCCTACTGCGCCGCCCCCGGGCGCCCCGAGGAGGCCGAGGGCTGA
- the MON1B gene encoding vacuolar fusion protein MON1 homolog B isoform X2: MAAAAPGSSPREGSPEPPEDSEDAAVPAALSPVAAVAAARRRGDEDVTAAGWRGRRKHVFVLSEAGKPIYSRHGNEEALAATMGVMMALVSFIQSGGNAIRAICSEDRTLVFEQRGPLLLVSVSRTRQSAAQLRRELAFVHEQILSLLTRGGIARVFARRRGYDLRRLLAGAEAVLDRLLAGAAADGRLLLGAARCLPLPAPLRRAVSGALRRAAAATVPAPALALLAVGGRLLTAARQRALAEDGRLCASDLHLLLNLLGVGAGAGEVWTPVCLPRFNPDGYFYAYAAALAEEEEEGAGAVTLILLSTEREGFYAAAGCRRRLEAALRAQGWLAELGAAVRGGAGYGPSRPGAPELRHFLYKPLEGPEEMQQLPQFTSPELEEPYGTEEEQHRLFDLYHYLHSRVHCPRRPLRLLYHVAEKETLLAWVTSKFELYGCFSPLVTKAGAIGVLTKLLRWIKKEEDWLFIRYPPPYCAAPGRPEEAEG, translated from the exons AGGACTCAGAGGACGCGGCGGTGCCGGCGGCGCTGTCCCcggtggcggcggtggcggcggcgcggcggcgcggCGACGAGGACGTGACGGCGGCGGGGTGGCGCGGGCGGCGCAAGCACGTCTTCGTGCTGAGCGAGGCGGGGAAGCCCATCTACTCGCGGCACGGCAACGAGGAGGCGCTGGCGGCCACCATGGGCGTGATGATGGCGCTCGTCTCCTTCATCCAGAGCGGCGGCAACGCCATCCGCGCCATCTGCTCGg AGGACCGCACGCTGGTGTTCGAGCAGCGGGGCCCGCTGCTGCTGGTCTCGGTGTCCCGCACGCGGCAGTCGGCCGCCCAGCTGCGCCGCGAGCTGGCCTTCGTCCACGAGCAGATCCTCAGCCTCCTCACCCGCGGCGGCATCGCCCGCGTCTTCGCCCGCCGCCGCGGCTACGACCTCCGGCGCCTCCTCGCCGGGGCCGAGGCCGTCCTCGACCGCCTCTTGGCCGGCGCGGCGGCCGACGGCCGCCTCCTGCTGGGGGCCGCCCGCTGCctcccgctgccggccccgctgcgccgCGCCGTCTCGGGGGCTctgcgccgcgccgccgccgccaccgtcCCCGCGCCCGCCTTGGCGCTGCTGGCGGTGGGAGGCCGGCTGCTGACGGCGGCGAGGCAGCGGGCGCTGGCGGAGGACGGGAGGCTGTGCGCCAGCGACCTCCACCTCCTGCTCAACCTGCTGGGGGTGGGCGCCGGCGCGGGCGAGGTGTGGACGCCGGTGTGCCTGCCCCGCTTCAACCCCGACGGGTACTTCTACGCCTACGCGGCGGCGctggccgaggaggaggaggagggcgccGGGGCGGTGACGCTCATCCTGCTGTCGACGGAGCGCGAGGGCTTCTACGCGGCGGCCGGGTGCCGGCGGAGGCTGGAGGCGGCGCTGCGGGCACAAGGGTGGCTGGCGGAGCTGGGggcggcggtgcggggcggcgCGGGCTACGGCCCCTCTCGCCCCGGCGCCCCCGAGCTCCGCCATTTCCTCTACAAGCCGCTGGAGGGGCCCGAGGAGATGCAGCAGCTGCCGCAGTTCACGAG ccccgagcTGGAGGAGCCGTACGGCACGGAGGAGGAGCAGCATCGCCTCTTCGACCTCTACCACTACCTGCACAGCCGCGTGCACTGCCCCCGGCGGCCCCTGCGCCTGCTCTACCACGTGGCCGAGAAGGAGACGCTGTTGGCTTGG GTGACGAGCAAGTTCGAGCTGTACGGCTGCTTCAGCCCGCTGGTGACCAAGGCGGGGGCCATCGGCGTGCTCACCAAGCTGCTGCGCTGGATCAAGAAGGAGGAGGATTGGCTCTTCATCCGCTACCCGCCGCCCTACTGCGCCGCCCCCGGGCGCCCCGAGGAGGCCGAGGGCTGA